AGGCATGCAGGCGGGTTACCTGGACAAGCGATGCGTATTCGCTTAAGATGTACCGGATCACATGACGGGGGACGAACTCGTCCACATCGGTTTCGTTCGCCCAATGAATCCTGGTATAAGGCTTTTGCGGTAACCAGGCTATTTGCTGCGTACAATACAGTTCGATATGTTCGCTGCAATAGTCGAGAACGGCTTTCTTGTTCCTGAACCTGATTTTAGCGGCGGAGGCATGTGAGTTATCCCAGTATTTGAATAGCTGTCTGCTCCAGTTCCGCAACTCTTCATCCAGTTCCGGATATAATTGTTCCAGCAGAGGGCGGGTTTTCTTTTCCTTGTTGAGGATGATCTTTTCGATTTTCCTGCGGATCAGCTTTGAGTTTTCTTTCAGTAGCTCCAGCAACTGTCCGTAGTTCTGCAAGCCGCAATCGGAAAACAGCTTATCCAACCAGATCAGTTTCTTTTTAAGTGGAATATCGCTATATAAATAGTCGTATGCTACCTGTTTGTTTTTACGAATCAACTCGTCGATGGGGATCTCCCTCGCTGTGTTCAGAAGTTCCCAGTCGGAAGTACTATATGCTTCGCAATAGGTGTCGAATAATGCTGCTAAATCCGGTTGTTGCTTTTTCTTCATATCCTTTTTATTCTTCTTTCAATACATCAAAAATACCCAGTACGCTGCAAAGGAAACGGGCGGGAACGCTTTCGGGAGAGAGGATTACGTTGTTCTTCGGCTCGTCGTCGGTCGTTTGGTCTTCTCCCATACGATACAAAATAACGTCTCCGAGCGTTACGTCATCGTCATACTCCTGTCCCATGTACATGTATTCGAAATTCAGCAGGGCTGCAATATTCAGAAACTTGTCCACGAGGTGATAACAGGTGTAGCTTCCTGCATCCCAGACTTCTCCGCGCACCATGTTGTGCTTCCTGGCAATACCGCTTATCTTTCCTGACTTGACAATCAGACCGTTATAACGTGTAATCTTGTTGCCATTCGTCTCTTTTTCTCCTAAAACAATTATAGGAGCGGTTAGTTGCGGGATGGGCTGTACTATTTCATAATCATCCAGTTGTTCCTTCCAGCCGGCAAGAACATCTTCTTCCAGTTCAATGGGGTGAACGAGTGTGATAGCAGCCTTTTCGGGTAATGTATATTCTTCTTCATCCACCGTATTGAATGTGCCGTCCTCCATATAACGGAACGTACCGGTCAGTTTGTCCCCGTCGTACACACCCCATATCAGACCGGTAGCGAAGCGGTGCATGATCGGGTTTTCCACAAAGAGCGTGTTCCAGGAATCGACCGTCCAGCGGCGTCCGTTCATTAGTACTTTCTCCAGGCGGTTGGTTTGTGACTGTACGGTGGCTTTGATCTGTTTCTTTAATTCGGAAAATTCTTTTTTGGCAGCCGTTGCTTTTACTGCATCGTCGTTTGCTCCGGGAGCTGGCATGGACTTGATCGTCTTTTGTTTCTCATTGTCGAAGATGGACAGCGAGAAGTCAGGCATCAGCGTAACCGTGAAGTTTCGCGGACCGTAATCGAGTATCTTTTCTCCTTCTTTGTTGAAACCCAACGTGGGGACTATCTTGTCGGAGAGTTCGTCTTCCGGTATTTCCAGTGCTTTGGCGGCAAACGTAAAGGCGGCTTTTGCTGCATTCTTTACCTGGTTGTTCGGGAACTTGACAGAGATACCGTCGATCATAACCAGAGCTACGCTTCCTCCGTTCATGGCAATGGCATTGACAACAAAGGCAGCAATGGCACCGCGTGAAGCTTCGGCCCAGTCTTTCAACTGCGTTTTCAGGCGAAGGATCTGTGTGTCGGAGCCGTAGATGCAATACGGAACCATAACCATCTTCTTTTTGGCTTCCGCACCGTTCTCTTTCCAGAACAGGTAAATATTTTCCATCATCTGCTGGAAGTCGGGAGCGTGCAGTTGTTCTACCACTTTGTCGCAGGCTTTGACCTTATAGGCTTCTTCCAGGCTCAGGTATTCGGAAAGGATATAACGGGTGACGATGGCCGGTGCTTTCTCCGTCATATCGGCAAAGCGGACATCGGTGAACATGTCTTCGGGTATCCAGGTGATGAACTTTTCATTGTCTTTGTCGAAGTTGTCGTTGCAGTATTCGACGACGCTTTCTTTTGTGAAGGTGAAGTCGGCACCGAACTTCCGTTCGTTATCCCAACGTTTGATGATGCGCTTTCCGGCAGCCAAAGCGTCTCCTTTCAGTTTGGGCAGGCTTGATTCCAGCAACGGGCGGGTTGCTTCTTCGTGGCCGTTTATCAATTCTTCGGCTGTTTTGCGGAGTATCTTCGATTTATTGGATAATAATCCGATGAGCGGTTTGATATCGGTCAA
This is a stretch of genomic DNA from Parabacteroides chongii. It encodes these proteins:
- a CDS encoding DUF4132 domain-containing protein → MTKEQMLEQWSRIYEQGYYKCAFTPKVYEYLEEKIDQVPEVIISGPKIYVSYDGWLLHELNGENAELARRMLVIISKIRRDGPIHKWGLKDELELCLRIGYGHDFKNLIKESVSRHKAQGPELYEIAEILLKYCPAESEAFADQLLSNKLKELEEQRNSNHELYLALYLMILLLEQDAGKYARYLPVLTALTGKYSGPSFTYILYFSYKFSPELKERLLHSLKDKISARALFYHLNPHKMPAFLQSIGAPLDIYYYLVLTENNDIDKPSLFHTLYKENKELFMTVYRMLAETTAVQQAVNSLYLLAILLENGEGTEELAASKELQARCMLNILGESLGNADNLISAAMNESTPLVAWENRLKLCSNFGYNYGGNAPGLLIGALALLYEQSELAKRFINILMIQVRTSVTANNSILTAYIFLETRKKWLNRPSRKSLQLLLNTASNFTYAQVFKAYAYNPYRMQDTLEKEDIIDNQSTALDLLNSGELSIEETQNWLDMIYGTCKLTDIKPLIGLLSNKSKILRKTAEELINGHEEATRPLLESSLPKLKGDALAAGKRIIKRWDNERKFGADFTFTKESVVEYCNDNFDKDNEKFITWIPEDMFTDVRFADMTEKAPAIVTRYILSEYLSLEEAYKVKACDKVVEQLHAPDFQQMMENIYLFWKENGAEAKKKMVMVPYCIYGSDTQILRLKTQLKDWAEASRGAIAAFVVNAIAMNGGSVALVMIDGISVKFPNNQVKNAAKAAFTFAAKALEIPEDELSDKIVPTLGFNKEGEKILDYGPRNFTVTLMPDFSLSIFDNEKQKTIKSMPAPGANDDAVKATAAKKEFSELKKQIKATVQSQTNRLEKVLMNGRRWTVDSWNTLFVENPIMHRFATGLIWGVYDGDKLTGTFRYMEDGTFNTVDEEEYTLPEKAAITLVHPIELEEDVLAGWKEQLDDYEIVQPIPQLTAPIIVLGEKETNGNKITRYNGLIVKSGKISGIARKHNMVRGEVWDAGSYTCYHLVDKFLNIAALLNFEYMYMGQEYDDDVTLGDVILYRMGEDQTTDDEPKNNVILSPESVPARFLCSVLGIFDVLKEE